A window of the Enterobacteriaceae bacterium 4M9 genome harbors these coding sequences:
- a CDS encoding alpha/beta hydrolase, with protein sequence MTCWRETGTGEALTLLHGISSGAASWHKQFAGVAGYRLLAWDMPGYGDSPLPARAQPLAADYADALAAMLERAGVQQTVLLGHSLGALVASAFAAKYPQRVKRLVLADPAQGYAHASAEQREQVWVQRQRQMAQGAQAMAQNRADKLLRPGACADDVATVAAGMTRLHADGYLAAAWMLAHDDIHRWLGDWRGPLEVWCGEQDAITPPENAQGLALRWKAPYIAIPQAGHASYLDNERFFNQQIERVMKEASDECTH encoded by the coding sequence ATGACCTGCTGGCGTGAAACGGGAACCGGTGAGGCGCTGACGCTGCTGCACGGCATCAGTTCCGGGGCGGCGTCCTGGCACAAACAGTTCGCGGGCGTGGCAGGCTACCGCCTGCTTGCCTGGGACATGCCGGGCTACGGCGACAGCCCGCTGCCTGCGCGCGCGCAGCCGCTGGCGGCTGATTATGCCGATGCGCTGGCAGCCATGCTGGAGCGTGCGGGCGTGCAACAAACGGTGCTGCTGGGCCATTCCCTCGGCGCACTGGTTGCCAGCGCTTTTGCTGCGAAGTACCCGCAGCGCGTGAAGCGGTTGGTGCTGGCCGACCCGGCGCAGGGCTACGCGCATGCCAGTGCCGAGCAGCGCGAGCAGGTTTGGGTACAGCGCCAGCGTCAGATGGCACAGGGCGCGCAGGCAATGGCACAAAACCGCGCTGACAAACTGCTGCGCCCCGGCGCGTGCGCCGACGACGTGGCAACCGTAGCTGCGGGCATGACGCGTCTGCATGCAGACGGTTATCTGGCCGCAGCCTGGATGCTGGCGCACGACGATATCCACCGCTGGCTTGGCGACTGGCGCGGCCCGCTTGAGGTGTGGTGCGGCGAACAGGATGCCATTACGCCCCCGGAGAACGCCCAGGGGCTGGCGCTGCGCTGGAAGGCGCCTTATATCGCGATTCCACAGGCCGGGCATGCCAGCTATCTCGATAACGAGCGTTTTTTTAACCAACAGATTGAACGGGTAATGAAAGAGGCGAGCGATGAATGCACTCATTGA
- a CDS encoding SDR family oxidoreductase has protein sequence MNALIEGRVAVVTGGSSGIGFETLRLLLGEGAKVAFCGRDNDRLASALAALQSEHPQAEILARCCDVLNEEEVNAFAAEVEARFGGVDMLINNAGQGYVAHFGDTPRAAWLHEAELKLFGVINPLQAFLPQLERSDIASVTCVNSLLALQPEEHMIATSAARAALLNMTLTLSKELVDKGIRVNSILLGMVESGQWRRRFEARSDKNQSWHEWTADIARKRGIPMQRLGKPQEPAQALLFLASPLASFTTGAALDVSGGFSRHL, from the coding sequence ATGAATGCACTCATTGAAGGGCGCGTGGCGGTAGTGACCGGTGGGTCTTCCGGTATCGGCTTTGAAACCCTGCGCCTGCTGCTGGGCGAAGGGGCAAAAGTGGCCTTCTGCGGGCGCGATAACGACCGGCTTGCCAGCGCCCTGGCGGCGCTGCAAAGCGAACATCCGCAGGCTGAGATTCTGGCGCGCTGCTGTGACGTATTAAACGAAGAGGAAGTCAACGCTTTCGCTGCTGAGGTCGAGGCGCGCTTTGGCGGTGTGGATATGCTGATTAACAACGCAGGCCAGGGCTATGTGGCGCACTTTGGCGACACGCCGCGCGCGGCCTGGCTGCATGAAGCGGAGCTAAAGCTGTTTGGCGTGATTAACCCGCTACAGGCTTTTTTACCGCAGCTTGAGCGCTCTGATATTGCCTCGGTCACCTGCGTGAACTCGCTGCTGGCATTGCAGCCTGAGGAGCACATGATTGCCACCTCGGCGGCACGTGCCGCGCTATTGAATATGACGCTGACGCTGTCCAAAGAACTGGTGGACAAAGGTATTCGCGTGAATTCCATTCTGCTTGGCATGGTGGAGTCCGGCCAGTGGCGCCGCCGCTTTGAAGCGCGTAGCGATAAAAACCAAAGCTGGCACGAGTGGACCGCCGACATCGCCCGCAAACGCGGCATTCCCATGCAGCGCCTGGGTAAGCCTCAGGAGCCGGCGCAGGCGCTGCTGTTTCTCGCCTCGCCGCTGGCATCTTTCACCACCGGTGCCGCGCTGGATGTTTCCGGCGGCT